One Aquarana catesbeiana isolate 2022-GZ linkage group LG06, ASM4218655v1, whole genome shotgun sequence genomic region harbors:
- the LOC141147124 gene encoding histamine N-methyltransferase B-like isoform X1, with product MSSQFAATSQLPSPSRGQDKHKKLFILFSAEEENMEPGMRSLMSDNSRYAESFRLFLQNSTEHQCMQDFMETKLAAIVSSIGDGKSVINVLGVGSGSGEVDLQMLSKIHDRYPGVSINNTIVEPNPEQLLRYKERVAKTPGLDHITFHWNKKTSTEFEVQVKGEKHDTKYDFIHMIQMLYYVEDIPATLKFFTSLLSAEGKLLIILVAGTSGWSTLWKKYSSRLPLNDRCLYITEMLSSMGAKYQSYDLQTVMDISECFVEGNRNGELLLDFLTEICDFKKNAPADLRDAVMEDLKSSGCSSIRDGKVIVHNNVRVIVVENKEASPQP from the exons ATGTCATCTCAGTTTGCTGCAACCTCACAACTTCCCAGTCCG AGCCGAGGCCAAGACAAACACAAGAAGCTTTTTATTCTCTTTTCTGCGGAAGAAGAAAACATGGAGCCTGGGATGAGGAGCCTGATGTCTGACAACAGCCGATACGCCGAGTCCTTCCGACTCTTCCTACAGAATTCCACAGAGCACCAGTGCATGCAGGACTTCATGGAGACCAAACTGGCCGCCATTGTGTCCAG CATCGGTGATGGGAAGTCAGTCATCAATGTCCTCGGAGTAGGAAGTGGCTCAG gtgaAGTAGACTTGCAAATGCTCTCCAAGATTCATGACAGATATCCTGGGGTCTCCATTAATAACACTATTGTTGAGCCCAACCCTGAACAGTTGTTGCGCTACAAAG AGCGTGTTGCCAAGACACCTGGCCTGGACCATATAACCTTCCACTGGAACAAAAAGACTTCTACAGAGTTTGAGGTGCAAGTGAAGGGGGAGAAACATGATACAAAGTATGATTTCATTCATATGATACAG ATGCTGTACTATGTCGAGGATATTCCTGCCACTTTAAAATTCTTCACCAGCTTGCTTTCAGCAGAAGGAAAACTTCTCATAATCCTTGTAGCTG GGACCAGCGGGTGGTCTACGCTGTGGAAGAAATACAGCTCCCGCTTGCCTCTGAATGATAGGTGCCTGTACATCACAGAAATGTTGAGTTCAATGGGCGCCAAGTACCAGAGTTACGACCTCCAAACGGTTATGGACATCTCAGAGTGTTTTGTGGAAGGGAACCGGAATGGGGAGCTGCTTCTGGACTTCTTAACGGAAATCTGTGATTTTAAGAAAAATGCCCCAGCTGACCTTAGAGATGCGGTCATGGAGGACCTGAAGAGCTCTGGGTGCAGCTCTATACGGGACGGCAAAGTCATTGTCCATAACAATGTTCGTGTGATTGTGGTTGAGAACAAAGAGGCATCACCCCAACCATGA
- the LOC141147124 gene encoding histamine N-methyltransferase B-like isoform X3 gives MEPGMRSLMSDNSRYAESFRLFLQNSTEHQCMQDFMETKLAAIVSSIGDGKSVINVLGVGSGSGEVDLQMLSKIHDRYPGVSINNTIVEPNPEQLLRYKERVAKTPGLDHITFHWNKKTSTEFEVQVKGEKHDTKYDFIHMIQMLYYVEDIPATLKFFTSLLSAEGKLLIILVAGTSGWSTLWKKYSSRLPLNDRCLYITEMLSSMGAKYQSYDLQTVMDISECFVEGNRNGELLLDFLTEICDFKKNAPADLRDAVMEDLKSSGCSSIRDGKVIVHNNVRVIVVENKEASPQP, from the exons ATGGAGCCTGGGATGAGGAGCCTGATGTCTGACAACAGCCGATACGCCGAGTCCTTCCGACTCTTCCTACAGAATTCCACAGAGCACCAGTGCATGCAGGACTTCATGGAGACCAAACTGGCCGCCATTGTGTCCAG CATCGGTGATGGGAAGTCAGTCATCAATGTCCTCGGAGTAGGAAGTGGCTCAG gtgaAGTAGACTTGCAAATGCTCTCCAAGATTCATGACAGATATCCTGGGGTCTCCATTAATAACACTATTGTTGAGCCCAACCCTGAACAGTTGTTGCGCTACAAAG AGCGTGTTGCCAAGACACCTGGCCTGGACCATATAACCTTCCACTGGAACAAAAAGACTTCTACAGAGTTTGAGGTGCAAGTGAAGGGGGAGAAACATGATACAAAGTATGATTTCATTCATATGATACAG ATGCTGTACTATGTCGAGGATATTCCTGCCACTTTAAAATTCTTCACCAGCTTGCTTTCAGCAGAAGGAAAACTTCTCATAATCCTTGTAGCTG GGACCAGCGGGTGGTCTACGCTGTGGAAGAAATACAGCTCCCGCTTGCCTCTGAATGATAGGTGCCTGTACATCACAGAAATGTTGAGTTCAATGGGCGCCAAGTACCAGAGTTACGACCTCCAAACGGTTATGGACATCTCAGAGTGTTTTGTGGAAGGGAACCGGAATGGGGAGCTGCTTCTGGACTTCTTAACGGAAATCTGTGATTTTAAGAAAAATGCCCCAGCTGACCTTAGAGATGCGGTCATGGAGGACCTGAAGAGCTCTGGGTGCAGCTCTATACGGGACGGCAAAGTCATTGTCCATAACAATGTTCGTGTGATTGTGGTTGAGAACAAAGAGGCATCACCCCAACCATGA
- the LOC141147124 gene encoding histamine N-methyltransferase B-like isoform X2, with protein MKSPGQSRGQDKHKKLFILFSAEEENMEPGMRSLMSDNSRYAESFRLFLQNSTEHQCMQDFMETKLAAIVSSIGDGKSVINVLGVGSGSGEVDLQMLSKIHDRYPGVSINNTIVEPNPEQLLRYKERVAKTPGLDHITFHWNKKTSTEFEVQVKGEKHDTKYDFIHMIQMLYYVEDIPATLKFFTSLLSAEGKLLIILVAGTSGWSTLWKKYSSRLPLNDRCLYITEMLSSMGAKYQSYDLQTVMDISECFVEGNRNGELLLDFLTEICDFKKNAPADLRDAVMEDLKSSGCSSIRDGKVIVHNNVRVIVVENKEASPQP; from the exons atgaagtctcctggtcag AGCCGAGGCCAAGACAAACACAAGAAGCTTTTTATTCTCTTTTCTGCGGAAGAAGAAAACATGGAGCCTGGGATGAGGAGCCTGATGTCTGACAACAGCCGATACGCCGAGTCCTTCCGACTCTTCCTACAGAATTCCACAGAGCACCAGTGCATGCAGGACTTCATGGAGACCAAACTGGCCGCCATTGTGTCCAG CATCGGTGATGGGAAGTCAGTCATCAATGTCCTCGGAGTAGGAAGTGGCTCAG gtgaAGTAGACTTGCAAATGCTCTCCAAGATTCATGACAGATATCCTGGGGTCTCCATTAATAACACTATTGTTGAGCCCAACCCTGAACAGTTGTTGCGCTACAAAG AGCGTGTTGCCAAGACACCTGGCCTGGACCATATAACCTTCCACTGGAACAAAAAGACTTCTACAGAGTTTGAGGTGCAAGTGAAGGGGGAGAAACATGATACAAAGTATGATTTCATTCATATGATACAG ATGCTGTACTATGTCGAGGATATTCCTGCCACTTTAAAATTCTTCACCAGCTTGCTTTCAGCAGAAGGAAAACTTCTCATAATCCTTGTAGCTG GGACCAGCGGGTGGTCTACGCTGTGGAAGAAATACAGCTCCCGCTTGCCTCTGAATGATAGGTGCCTGTACATCACAGAAATGTTGAGTTCAATGGGCGCCAAGTACCAGAGTTACGACCTCCAAACGGTTATGGACATCTCAGAGTGTTTTGTGGAAGGGAACCGGAATGGGGAGCTGCTTCTGGACTTCTTAACGGAAATCTGTGATTTTAAGAAAAATGCCCCAGCTGACCTTAGAGATGCGGTCATGGAGGACCTGAAGAGCTCTGGGTGCAGCTCTATACGGGACGGCAAAGTCATTGTCCATAACAATGTTCGTGTGATTGTGGTTGAGAACAAAGAGGCATCACCCCAACCATGA